In Vidua chalybeata isolate OUT-0048 chromosome 9, bVidCha1 merged haplotype, whole genome shotgun sequence, a genomic segment contains:
- the LRRC8C gene encoding volume-regulated anion channel subunit LRRC8C yields MIPVTEFRQFSEQQPAFRVLKPWWDVFTDYLSVAMLMIGVFGCTLQVMQDKIICLPKRVQPCQNQSNSSNVFNTLPDTTPLPPPKPSTPPATVEMKGLKTDLDLQQYSFINQVCYERALHWYAKYFPYLVLIHTLVFMLCSNFWFKFPGSSSKIEHFISILGKCFDSPWTTRALSEVSGEDSEEKDNRKNNINKSNTTQPSTEGTLVKTQSLKSIPEKLVVDKGTPGALDKKEGEQAKALFEKVKKFRLHVEEGDILYVMYVRQTVLKVIKFLIIIAYNTALVSEVNFTVVCNVDIEDMTGYKNFCCNHTMAHLFSKLSYCYLCFVSIYGLTCLYTLYWLFYRSLKEYSFEYVRQETGIDDIPDVKNDFAFMLHMIDQYDPLYSKRFAVFLSEVSENKLKQLNLNNEWTADKLRQRLQTNSHSHLELQLFMLSGLPDTVFEITELQSLKLEIINNVMIPATIAQLDNLQELSLHQCSVKIHSAALAFLKENLKILSVKFDDIRELPHWMYGLRNLEELYLIGSLSHDISKNITLESFRELKSLKVLHIKSNLSKIPQSAVDVSSHLQKLCIHNDGTKLVMLNNLKKMVNLTQLELVHCDLERIPHAVFSLLSLQELDLKENNLKSIEEIVSFQHLRKLTILKLWYNSITYIPEHIKKLTSLERLSFSHNKIEVLPSHLFLCNKIRYLDLSYNDIRFIPPEIGVLQSLQYFSITCNKVESVPDELYFCKKLKTLKIGKNNLSVLSPKIGNLTLLSYLDIKGNHFEILPPELGECRALKRTGFTVEDNLFETLPSDVREQMKAE; encoded by the exons ATGATCCCTGTGACCGAGTTCCGGCAGTTCTCGGAGCAGCAGCCGGCGTTCCGCGTGCTGAAGCCCTGGTGGGATGTGTTCACGGACTATCTCTCGGTGGCCATGCTGATGATCGGAGTGTTCGGGTGCACCTTACAG GTCATGCAAGACAAGATAATATGCCTTCCAAAGCGTGTCCAGCCTTGCCAGAACCAATCTAATAGTTCAAATGTGTTTAACACATTACCAGATACCACCCCCCTTCCACCACCAAAGCCATCCACCCCTCCAGCTACAGTTGAAATGAAAGGACTCAAGACTGACTTGGACCTTCAGCAGTACAGCTTTATAAATCAGGTGTGCTATGAACGGGCTCTGCACTGGTATGCCAAGTACTTCCCTTACCTTGTCCTTATACACACACTGGTCTTCATGCTGTGTAGTAACTTCTGGTTCAAATTCCCTGGATCAAGCTCCAAAATTGAACACTTCATTTCAATACTTGGGAAATGTTTTGATTCTCCCTGGACAACAAGAGCTTTATCCGAAGTGTCAGGGGAAGACTCTGAAGAGAAGGATAACAGGAAGAACAACATTAACAAGTCTAATACTACTCAACCAAGCACTGAAGGCACTTTGGTCAAGACACAGTCTTTAAAATCAATCCCTGAGAAGTTGGTCGTGGATAAGGGAACACCTGGGGCATTAGATAAAAAAGAAGGTGAACAGGCCAAAGCACTGTTTGAAAAGGTGAAGAAATTTAGACTGCATGTTGAGGAGGGTGATATACTCTATGTCATGTACGTTCGCCAGACTGTACTTAAGGTAATTAAATTCCTTATTATTATTGCTTACAACACAGCACTTGTCTCAGAAGTTAATTTTACAGTAGTCTGTAATGTTGATATTGAGGACATGACAGGATACAAGAACTTTTGCTGTAATCACACGATGGCACATCTGTTCTCTAAACTTTCTTATTGCTACCTGTGCTTTGTAAGCATCTATGGCCTGACATGCCTTTATACACTGTACTGGTTGTTCTACCGTTCACTGAAAGAATATTCTTTCGAGTATGTTCGGCAGGAGACGGGAATCGATGATATCCCAGATGTCAAGAATGACTTTGCTTTTATGCTCCATATGATCGATCAGTACGATCCTCTCTACTCCAAGCGCTTTGCTGTCTTCCTGTCTGAAGTCAGTGAAAATAAGCTGAAACAGCTGAACCTAAACAATGAGTGGACTGCAGATAAACTGCGACAGAGGCTGCAGACAAACTCCCACAGCCATTTGGAGCTACAGCTTTTCATGCTTTCTGGACTACCAGACACAGTGTTTGAAATTACTGAGCTGCAGTCtttaaaacttgaaataattaataatgtAATGATACCAGCAACCATTGCACAGTTGGACAATCTCCAGGAGCTCTCATTGCACCAGTGCTCTGTGAAGATCCACAGTGCTGCCTTGGCTTTTCTGAAGGAGAATCTCAAGATCTTGAGCGTTAAGTTTGATGACATCAGAGAACTTCCACATTGGATGTATGGCCTCAGAAATTTGGAAGAGCTCTATTTAATTGGCTCCCTAAGTCATGATATTTCTAAAAACATTACACTGGAGTCTTTTCGGGAGCTTAAAAGCCTGAAAGTTCTTCACATAAAAAGTAATTTGTCCAAAATCCCACAATCTGCAGTTGATGTTTCAAGTCACCTGCAGAAATTGTGTATCCATAATGATGGCACTAAGTTAGTGATGCTCAACAACCTGAAGAAAATGGTCAACTTGACACAGCTGGAATTGGTTCATTGTGATTTAGAGCGCATACCTCATGCAGTCTTCAGCCTTCTCAGCCTTCAGGAATTGGATCTAAAGGAAAACAACCTCAAATCCATTGAAGAAATAGTAAGTTTTCAACATCTGCGAAAGTTGACAATTCTAAAGCTGTGGTACAACAGTATAACCTACATCCCAGAGCATATAAAGAAACTCACGAGTCTAGAGCGGCTTTCCTTCAGCCATAACAAAATAGAGGTTCTTCCATCCCACCTATTCCTATGCAACAAAATCAGATATTTGGATTTGTCTTACAATGACATTCGCTTTATCCCACCTGAAATAGGAGTTCTTCAGAGTTTACAGTACTTTTCCATTACTTGCAACAAAGTGGAGAGTGTGCCAGATGAACTGTACTTTTGCAAAAAACTTAAGACTctgaaaattgggaaaaataacTTGTCAGTCCTTTCACCTAAAATTGGTAATTTGACATTGCTCTCCTACCTGGATATTAAAGGCAATCACTTTGAAATCCTCCCACCTGAGCTCGGTGAGTGTAGAGCTCTGAAGAGGACTGGTTTCACTGTAGAGGACAACTTGTTTGAAACTTTGCCTTCTGATGTCAGGGAGCAAATGAAAGCTGAATAA